One genomic segment of [Phormidium] sp. ETS-05 includes these proteins:
- a CDS encoding aminotransferase class I/II-fold pyridoxal phosphate-dependent enzyme, producing the protein MYCLCGGHATNVSTISHLFGRNDLILYDELSHNSIIQGCFLSGATALSFPHNDAAALDEILRDRRHRYRRVLIVIEGVYSTDGDIANLPEFIAAKKRHKTFLMVDEAHSAGVLGQTGRGICEHFAANPADVDLWMGTLSKSFASCGGYIAGSTAVVEYLKYTSPGFVYSVGISPPNAAASLASLQVLQAEPERVTRLHQRAKLFLELAQARGLNTGMSRDSAVIPIIVGDTIKSIQMSHLMWERGINVQPMFYPSVPENAARLRFFMSCTHKEEQIRTTVDILVEELHKLSGESNGRR; encoded by the coding sequence TTGTATTGTCTATGTGGGGGTCACGCCACGAATGTCAGTACCATCAGTCACCTGTTTGGTCGCAATGACCTGATCCTTTATGATGAGTTGTCTCACAACAGCATTATTCAAGGCTGTTTTCTCTCGGGAGCTACGGCCCTGTCTTTCCCCCATAATGACGCGGCGGCTCTAGATGAGATTTTGCGCGATCGTCGCCACCGCTATCGCCGCGTCCTCATTGTCATCGAAGGTGTTTACAGCACTGACGGTGACATCGCCAACCTGCCAGAATTTATCGCCGCCAAAAAACGCCATAAAACTTTCCTCATGGTAGATGAGGCTCACTCTGCTGGCGTTCTGGGTCAAACCGGACGCGGTATCTGCGAGCATTTCGCCGCCAACCCCGCCGATGTGGACCTGTGGATGGGCACCCTGAGCAAGTCTTTTGCTAGCTGCGGCGGCTACATCGCCGGGAGTACGGCGGTGGTGGAATATCTGAAATACACTTCTCCAGGGTTTGTTTACAGTGTTGGTATCTCTCCCCCTAACGCTGCAGCTTCTCTGGCGTCACTACAGGTTTTACAGGCGGAACCGGAACGGGTGACACGGCTGCACCAACGGGCAAAACTCTTTTTAGAACTGGCACAGGCTCGGGGTTTGAATACGGGGATGAGTCGAGATTCGGCGGTCATCCCGATTATTGTGGGAGATACGATTAAATCTATTCAAATGTCCCATCTGATGTGGGAGCGGGGGATTAATGTGCAGCCGATGTTTTACCCCTCAGTGCCGGAAAATGCGGCGCGGTTGCGGTTTTTTATGAGCTGCACTCATAAGGAGGAGCAAATTCGCACCACTGTGGATATTCTGGTGGAAGAACTCCATAAGCTGTCTGGGGAAAGTAACGGACGAAGGTAA
- a CDS encoding acyl carrier protein, which yields MKLLHQIGNDTKSKESAVVSYDTETMVNSPELQLPTTGVIQNWLVAQVAARLEMPEAQIDTEKDFSDYGFPSIEAVNLSGELENFLGRRLSPTILWDYPNITALAEYLGEEMSPTTEAAPQQSAMEAVEAQQLLANLDNMSDADVDAMLSSMLSEQEP from the coding sequence GTGAAACTTTTGCATCAGATTGGAAACGATACCAAGTCTAAAGAATCAGCGGTGGTCAGCTACGATACAGAAACTATGGTCAACTCCCCAGAGCTGCAATTGCCAACCACAGGGGTAATTCAAAACTGGTTGGTGGCACAGGTGGCCGCTAGACTGGAGATGCCAGAGGCTCAAATCGATACGGAAAAAGATTTTAGCGACTATGGCTTTCCTTCGATCGAAGCGGTGAACCTGTCTGGGGAGTTGGAAAATTTCCTCGGCAGACGCCTGTCTCCTACTATCCTCTGGGATTATCCCAATATCACAGCTTTGGCAGAGTATCTGGGTGAGGAAATGTCCCCGACCACAGAAGCGGCTCCCCAACAGTCAGCAATGGAGGCGGTGGAAGCCCAGCAGCTATTGGCGAATCTGGATAATATGAGTGATGCGGATGTGGATGCTATGCTCAGCTCGATGCTATCGGAACAGGAGCCCTAA
- a CDS encoding CDP-archaeol synthase, with protein MNIAFWLLVFRDTLNIIWLASALFFGGVIEPFLWKTSLFERFNQPINQELFGANKRWRGLISLPLTHAVSVFFLQWVERQLGVVSDGGFILFSDFNWWEYGLLVGLVFNLAELPNSYLKRRLGIPPGDESNPWFFFVDHADSTYGTLLLWYFYFNFPLHLVLTGFVVAPLLFMAATLVRKRLGLK; from the coding sequence ATGAATATAGCTTTTTGGCTCCTAGTTTTCCGCGATACTCTCAATATTATCTGGCTAGCATCTGCCCTATTTTTTGGGGGAGTAATCGAGCCTTTTTTGTGGAAAACCAGCTTATTTGAACGATTCAACCAGCCGATTAATCAAGAGTTGTTTGGCGCTAATAAACGCTGGCGAGGTTTGATTAGTTTACCCCTGACTCATGCAGTTAGTGTATTTTTCCTGCAATGGGTTGAGCGGCAATTAGGGGTAGTATCTGATGGGGGATTTATTTTATTTTCTGATTTTAATTGGTGGGAATATGGCCTGCTGGTGGGTTTGGTTTTCAATTTGGCGGAGTTACCGAATTCTTATCTAAAACGGCGTTTAGGTATTCCGCCAGGAGATGAAAGCAACCCCTGGTTTTTCTTTGTTGACCACGCGGATTCTACCTATGGGACTTTGCTGCTGTGGTATTTTTATTTTAATTTCCCGTTGCATTTGGTGTTGACGGGGTTTGTGGTGGCGCCTTTGTTGTTTATGGCGGCGACTTTGGTGCGAAAACGCCTGGGTTTGAAGTAG
- a CDS encoding acyl-CoA dehydrogenase, with the protein MLALGQYATAEALEQYLGDPGHPENLFSFRHSMELDERDEYPEAIYALLNDWKVYEYYIPQDLGGKLKSWEEMLAIARVIARRDLTVAIAHGCTYLGASPVWLSGSTTQKHRVAELIKNQQQISFGLTEKNHGSDILASETRAEKTDTGYLLAGEKWLIGNASRSSALAVFARTQAKGGPRGFSLFLVEKDQLDPTSYGHLPKIKTHGLRGANICGITFHDTHLSSDTLIEPMGAGLEIILKAFQITRTLHAGAAPSLGQADTALRVTLAFALSRELYGGTVWDIDHVRQSLIDVFADILICDCMSIAAVRALHAATEQMSLISAIIKYFVPTTTEDLIHRLSAILGARFYLREEHCWGIFQKIVRDHGIISVFDGSTAVNLHGIALQLPTLAAYRSQTDIKSSEGIKERVATIFDLQQPLPEFDPQKLEIYNRGRDDILQSIELAIAELYNLKSNPGDLPSDVVQQILTLTCEIQTVIEAQEAHLAKMGSNAAKSSKSREMFTMSKQYCALHAAVACVQMWLHNRQTLGAFFQQGEWLVVCLHRLMESFYRPLDTIPSSYLENMGQEMLRLYAEDKLFSIVPLQLAKKDSLATGTK; encoded by the coding sequence ATGCTTGCACTAGGACAGTACGCCACTGCAGAAGCGCTGGAACAGTATCTCGGCGATCCGGGACATCCAGAAAATCTGTTTTCGTTCCGCCATTCGATGGAATTGGACGAGCGCGATGAGTATCCGGAGGCAATTTACGCCCTCCTTAACGATTGGAAGGTCTATGAATACTACATTCCCCAGGATTTAGGCGGTAAGCTAAAATCCTGGGAGGAAATGCTGGCCATTGCCCGGGTCATTGCCCGCCGGGACCTCACCGTGGCGATCGCCCACGGCTGCACCTATTTAGGCGCCTCCCCAGTGTGGCTCTCTGGCTCCACCACCCAGAAACATCGGGTGGCTGAGTTAATCAAAAATCAACAGCAAATTTCCTTCGGGCTGACGGAGAAAAACCACGGTAGCGATATTCTCGCCAGCGAAACCCGGGCAGAAAAAACCGACACCGGTTATTTGCTCGCCGGGGAAAAGTGGCTCATCGGGAATGCCAGCCGTAGCAGTGCCCTGGCAGTATTTGCCCGCACCCAAGCCAAGGGCGGACCTCGGGGCTTTTCCCTGTTTCTAGTGGAAAAAGACCAACTCGACCCCACATCCTATGGGCACCTGCCCAAAATCAAAACCCACGGCTTACGCGGCGCCAATATTTGCGGGATTACTTTCCACGACACCCATCTGAGCAGCGATACGCTCATCGAGCCGATGGGGGCGGGTTTGGAAATCATCCTCAAAGCCTTCCAAATCACTCGCACTCTCCATGCGGGAGCGGCTCCCTCCTTGGGACAGGCGGATACCGCTTTGCGGGTGACGCTGGCTTTCGCTCTGTCGCGGGAGCTTTACGGCGGTACGGTTTGGGATATTGACCACGTGCGCCAGAGTTTAATCGATGTGTTTGCCGATATTCTGATTTGCGATTGTATGTCGATCGCCGCTGTGCGCGCCCTGCACGCCGCCACAGAGCAAATGAGCCTGATTTCGGCAATTATTAAATATTTCGTCCCCACCACCACCGAAGACCTCATCCACCGCCTTTCCGCCATTTTAGGCGCCCGCTTCTACTTGCGGGAGGAACATTGTTGGGGAATTTTCCAAAAAATCGTCCGCGACCACGGCATTATCAGCGTTTTTGATGGCAGCACGGCGGTGAATTTACACGGTATCGCCCTGCAACTCCCCACCCTGGCTGCCTATCGCTCTCAAACCGATATTAAAAGCTCAGAAGGGATAAAAGAAAGAGTCGCTACCATTTTTGATTTGCAGCAACCCCTGCCAGAATTCGACCCCCAGAAATTAGAAATTTACAATCGGGGCAGGGATGATATCTTACAAAGCATAGAACTCGCGATCGCTGAACTGTACAATCTCAAATCCAACCCCGGAGACCTGCCCAGTGATGTGGTGCAACAAATCCTCACCCTCACTTGCGAAATCCAAACCGTCATCGAAGCCCAGGAGGCGCATTTAGCGAAAATGGGCAGCAATGCCGCCAAATCTAGCAAATCCAGAGAAATGTTTACCATGTCCAAGCAATACTGCGCCCTCCACGCCGCCGTTGCTTGCGTGCAAATGTGGCTCCACAACCGGCAAACTTTGGGGGCATTTTTCCAACAAGGTGAATGGCTGGTAGTTTGCTTACACCGCCTGATGGAATCATTCTATCGACCTCTAGATACCATTCCCTCTTCCTATTTAGAAAATATGGGTCAAGAGATGCTGCGATTATATGCAGAAGACAAGCTGTTTTCCATTGTTCCCTTACAACTAGCCAAAAAAGACTCCTTAGCTACAGGCACCAAGTAG
- a CDS encoding glutamyl-tRNA reductase: MNIAVVGLSHKTAPVEVREKLSIPEPQTGEAIGQFCSASHIEEVAILSTCNRLEIYIVTNDTQPGVAEAIQVLCDRSKLPAHALRPYLFVLLHEDAVMHIMRVAAGLDSLVLGEGQILAQVKNTHKLGQECKGVGRILNRLLKQAITAGKRVRTETNIGTGAVSISSAAVELAQIKAENLAANKMAIIGAGKMSRLLVQHLVSKGANQIAIVNRSARRAEELANQFPEAQITVHPLTEMMSVIAASDMVFTSTSSTQPLLDRAKLEAVLPPHHPMMLFDISVPRNVDSDVNEIPGVRAFNVDDLKAVVAQNHESRRQMALEAEGLLEEEMEAFHVWWQSLETVPTINCLREKIETIREQELEKALSRLGSEFAEKHQEVIEAMTRGIVNKILHDPMVQLRAQQDIEARRQAMATLRLLFNLDTDSVSGEQYG; this comes from the coding sequence ATGAATATTGCAGTAGTAGGTCTCAGCCACAAGACAGCTCCCGTGGAAGTGCGGGAAAAACTGAGCATTCCCGAACCACAGACGGGGGAGGCGATCGGCCAATTTTGCAGCGCCTCCCACATCGAAGAAGTTGCCATCCTCAGTACCTGCAATCGTCTGGAGATTTATATCGTCACTAACGATACCCAGCCGGGAGTCGCCGAAGCGATTCAGGTGCTGTGCGATCGGAGTAAACTCCCCGCCCATGCCCTCCGCCCCTACCTATTCGTCCTGCTCCACGAAGATGCCGTAATGCACATCATGCGCGTCGCCGCCGGACTCGACAGTTTAGTATTAGGCGAAGGGCAAATCCTCGCCCAAGTCAAAAACACTCACAAACTCGGTCAAGAGTGCAAAGGCGTCGGGCGCATTCTCAACCGGTTACTCAAACAAGCCATTACCGCAGGCAAACGAGTCCGCACTGAAACCAACATTGGCACTGGCGCTGTATCCATCAGCTCCGCCGCCGTCGAACTAGCTCAAATCAAAGCCGAAAACCTCGCCGCCAACAAAATGGCCATTATCGGCGCGGGGAAAATGTCTCGCCTCCTGGTGCAGCATCTGGTCTCCAAAGGCGCCAACCAAATCGCCATTGTCAACCGATCGGCTCGCCGTGCGGAAGAACTCGCCAACCAATTCCCCGAAGCCCAAATCACCGTACATCCTCTCACGGAAATGATGTCGGTCATCGCCGCTTCGGATATGGTATTTACCAGCACATCCTCCACCCAACCCCTGCTCGATCGGGCCAAACTAGAAGCAGTTTTACCACCCCATCACCCGATGATGCTCTTTGATATCTCCGTTCCCCGGAACGTGGATAGCGATGTCAACGAAATCCCCGGAGTTCGGGCTTTTAACGTAGATGACCTCAAAGCCGTGGTCGCCCAAAACCACGAAAGCCGCCGCCAGATGGCCCTAGAAGCCGAGGGATTACTAGAAGAAGAAATGGAAGCATTTCACGTGTGGTGGCAAAGTCTGGAAACAGTCCCCACCATCAACTGTCTGCGGGAAAAAATCGAAACCATCCGCGAGCAAGAGCTAGAAAAAGCCCTCTCCCGCCTCGGTTCAGAATTCGCCGAAAAACACCAAGAAGTCATCGAGGCCATGACTCGCGGTATTGTGAATAAAATTCTGCATGACCCAATGGTGCAATTACGCGCCCAGCAGGATATCGAAGCCAGACGCCAAGCAATGGCCACCCTCCGCCTATTGTTTAACCTGGACACCGACTCAGTATCGGGCGAGCAATACGGCTGA
- a CDS encoding aminotransferase class I/II-fold pyridoxal phosphate-dependent enzyme, translating into MSNPSDRLSHLSPEEKRSLLAKLLQEKAAAKEEPEVPPAHYRFDLYPEYLQLKRQLAEIEAFGLSNPFFKVHERVAADTTLVAGRELINYSNYNYLGMCGDPAVNRAAQAAIDRYGTSACASRLSSGEKVLHRELERAIADFMGTEDCIVYVGVTPRMSVPSVTCLVAMT; encoded by the coding sequence ATGAGTAATCCATCAGACCGCCTCTCCCACCTATCGCCAGAGGAAAAACGCTCTCTGCTGGCTAAGCTATTGCAGGAAAAAGCGGCGGCAAAAGAGGAGCCAGAGGTGCCGCCAGCGCATTACCGGTTTGACCTCTACCCGGAGTATCTCCAGCTCAAACGGCAATTGGCGGAAATTGAGGCTTTTGGGCTGTCTAACCCGTTTTTTAAGGTTCACGAACGGGTAGCGGCGGATACGACGTTGGTGGCAGGGCGGGAACTGATTAATTACTCCAACTACAATTATCTGGGGATGTGCGGGGACCCGGCAGTGAACCGGGCGGCGCAGGCGGCGATCGACCGTTATGGCACTTCTGCCTGCGCCAGCCGCCTTTCTTCCGGGGAAAAGGTGCTACATCGAGAGTTGGAGCGGGCGATCGCTGATTTTATGGGGACTGAGGATTGTATTGTCTATGTGGGGGTCACGCCACGAATGTCAGTACCATCAGTCACCTGTTTGGTCGCAATGACCTGA
- a CDS encoding fatty acyl-AMP ligase: MPNHSTLIDLLRDRAQEMPEQTLYSFLPDGETVGSSLTYGELDQRARAIAAQLQQLGAQGERALLIYPWGASLEFIAAFFGCLYAGVVAVTTYPPRPNQSLAGFQARLNSSQANLVLTTSDQLSKLDNQQLQDLPQLLNTRKLATDTIPSKDSTDWQESTFAPETLAFLQYTSGSTGTPKGVMVTHGNLMHNSAAIHESFQTGPHDTSLIWLPLFHDMGLIGGVLQPLYAAFPVYLMSPVTFLQNPLLWLKAISRYRATITGAPNFAYDQCARKLPDSVLPSLDLSSLQVAFSGAEPVRAETLELFANKFAPCGFRKEAFYPCYGMAEATLLVSGGLRKEIPKVQYVEGAALEENRVVPAAPDAQGTRSVVSCGRTWQGQKAVIVDPETRIPVSAGQVGEIWVSGDGLGRGYWQQPEETEKTFHAYLAAEADNLPNGPYLRTGDLGFLLDDDLFITGRMKNTIIIWGRNHYPQNIEHTAENSHPALRASCSAAFAVEMDGEERLVVALEVERTHLRQLDADAVVECIRQALKKEYDLEVSAVVLLKTATIPKTSSGKIQRLACRDKFLEGSLDVVAQWSNFQVEQTGILENWNVPEVVTAP; this comes from the coding sequence ATGCCCAACCACTCAACTTTAATAGACCTGCTGCGCGATCGAGCGCAAGAGATGCCCGAGCAAACTTTATACAGCTTTTTGCCCGATGGAGAAACCGTGGGCAGCAGCCTCACCTATGGAGAATTAGACCAACGAGCCCGGGCGATCGCCGCCCAACTGCAACAACTAGGAGCCCAAGGAGAACGAGCCCTCCTCATCTATCCCTGGGGCGCCTCCCTAGAATTTATCGCCGCCTTCTTCGGCTGCTTATATGCAGGAGTAGTAGCCGTCACCACCTATCCTCCTCGCCCCAACCAATCCCTCGCCGGGTTTCAAGCCCGACTCAACTCATCTCAAGCCAACCTGGTCCTCACCACCAGCGACCAACTCAGCAAATTAGACAACCAACAACTCCAAGACTTACCCCAATTACTCAACACCCGAAAACTCGCCACCGATACCATTCCCAGCAAGGATAGTACCGATTGGCAAGAATCCACCTTTGCCCCCGAAACTCTGGCATTTCTGCAATACACCTCCGGTTCCACCGGCACCCCCAAAGGCGTCATGGTGACACACGGCAACCTGATGCACAACTCCGCCGCCATCCACGAGAGTTTCCAGACCGGACCCCACGATACCTCCTTAATTTGGCTGCCCTTATTCCACGACATGGGGTTAATTGGGGGAGTTCTCCAGCCCCTTTACGCCGCCTTTCCCGTTTACCTCATGTCCCCAGTGACATTCTTGCAAAACCCCTTACTCTGGCTCAAAGCCATTTCCCGCTACCGCGCCACCATCACCGGCGCCCCCAATTTCGCCTATGACCAATGCGCCCGCAAACTGCCCGACTCTGTGCTACCCAGTCTGGACCTCAGCAGTTTGCAAGTCGCCTTCTCTGGCGCTGAACCAGTCAGAGCCGAAACTTTAGAGCTATTCGCCAATAAATTCGCCCCCTGTGGTTTCCGCAAAGAAGCATTTTATCCCTGCTACGGCATGGCGGAAGCCACTTTATTGGTTTCCGGCGGTTTGAGGAAAGAGATTCCCAAAGTGCAGTATGTGGAGGGAGCGGCTCTGGAGGAAAACCGAGTAGTGCCAGCGGCTCCCGACGCCCAGGGGACGCGCTCCGTGGTCAGTTGCGGACGCACCTGGCAAGGACAAAAAGCGGTCATAGTTGACCCAGAAACCCGCATCCCCGTAAGTGCGGGACAAGTAGGAGAGATTTGGGTATCGGGAGACGGTTTGGGGAGGGGCTATTGGCAGCAACCAGAAGAAACCGAAAAGACTTTTCACGCCTATTTGGCCGCTGAAGCCGATAATCTCCCCAATGGTCCCTATCTGCGCACAGGAGACCTAGGATTTTTGCTCGATGACGACCTATTTATCACCGGGCGGATGAAAAATACCATTATCATCTGGGGGCGGAACCACTATCCCCAGAACATAGAACATACGGCGGAAAACAGCCATCCTGCCTTGCGTGCTAGCTGTAGCGCCGCATTTGCCGTAGAAATGGATGGTGAGGAGCGCCTGGTAGTAGCTCTAGAGGTAGAACGTACCCACCTACGCCAGCTCGATGCGGATGCTGTGGTAGAGTGCATCCGTCAGGCATTAAAAAAGGAGTACGATTTGGAAGTTTCGGCGGTGGTACTTTTAAAAACTGCCACTATCCCCAAGACTTCTTCTGGGAAGATTCAGCGTCTAGCTTGCCGGGACAAGTTTTTGGAGGGCAGCCTGGATGTAGTGGCTCAGTGGTCTAATTTCCAGGTAGAGCAGACGGGAATATTAGAGAATTGGAATGTGCCCGAGGTAGTGACTGCCCCCTAG
- a CDS encoding SDR family oxidoreductase, producing MRFQGQHAIVTGGSSGIGKATAILLAAAGANISIIGRTQSKLDEAVGEIEAARAASTQRVLAIPADVAVRDQAEAAIARAIEQLGPPHILITSAGIAHPGYFQELPIEIFEQTMAINYFGTLYCIRAVLPAMVTQNKGHIVIISSGAGLIGIYGYTPYSPTKFALRGLAESLRGELKLKGINVSIVYPPDTDTPQLVEENKTKPLETKAITATAETWTAEGVGKEILSAIEDNRFAITPGLEMTLLNRLHSILYPLLDRYFNSVIAKTRKRDGVTG from the coding sequence ATGAGATTTCAGGGGCAACACGCGATCGTCACTGGCGGTTCCAGCGGTATTGGCAAGGCAACTGCCATACTCTTGGCGGCTGCTGGGGCCAATATTTCTATTATTGGTCGCACTCAAAGTAAGTTGGATGAGGCGGTAGGGGAAATTGAGGCGGCGAGAGCGGCTTCGACACAGCGGGTTTTGGCTATTCCTGCTGATGTGGCGGTACGTGACCAAGCCGAAGCCGCGATCGCCCGGGCGATCGAGCAACTCGGTCCGCCGCACATCCTCATCACTTCTGCAGGTATCGCTCACCCAGGATATTTCCAAGAGCTACCGATAGAAATTTTCGAGCAGACGATGGCGATTAACTACTTCGGTACTCTCTACTGTATCCGCGCCGTCCTCCCCGCGATGGTGACACAGAACAAAGGTCACATCGTCATTATCTCTTCCGGTGCTGGTCTAATCGGTATCTATGGCTATACTCCCTACAGTCCCACCAAATTTGCCCTCCGGGGTTTAGCAGAGTCTTTGCGTGGCGAGCTGAAATTGAAAGGGATTAACGTTTCTATTGTTTATCCCCCCGATACCGATACTCCCCAACTCGTCGAGGAGAATAAAACCAAACCTCTAGAAACGAAGGCTATTACCGCCACGGCGGAAACTTGGACGGCGGAAGGGGTGGGAAAAGAAATCCTCAGTGCGATCGAAGATAACCGGTTTGCCATCACTCCGGGTCTGGAAATGACCCTGCTTAACCGCCTTCACAGCATCCTCTACCCCCTGCTCGATCGATACTTTAACTCCGTTATCGCCAAAACCCGCAAAAGGGACGGGGTGACGGGGTGA
- a CDS encoding sterol desaturase family protein has product MAVEKISEFSAWFVLAFIVSSFTEYWLHRLLHVSPKHPVRRIFPKIGEVHRNHHVRNEAQGVLGEFIDYVKSAIPYLLLMFVVSKLAGIAWLLGAVFYAVFAAYSHQLQHENPKACFWMKMPVHYVHHKYNQWNHNFGLGVDWWDWVFRTYKPVEWIEEKELSQSGGFWEVKWR; this is encoded by the coding sequence TTGGCTGTAGAAAAGATTTCTGAATTTAGCGCCTGGTTCGTGCTGGCTTTTATCGTGTCCAGCTTTACGGAGTATTGGCTACACCGGTTGCTGCACGTTTCCCCCAAGCATCCCGTGCGGCGCATCTTTCCTAAAATCGGAGAAGTTCACCGTAATCATCACGTCCGCAATGAAGCACAAGGAGTGTTGGGCGAGTTTATCGATTACGTGAAAAGCGCTATTCCCTATTTACTTTTGATGTTTGTGGTATCAAAACTGGCGGGGATAGCTTGGCTGTTGGGTGCGGTGTTTTATGCTGTATTTGCTGCTTACTCTCACCAGTTACAACATGAAAATCCTAAAGCCTGCTTTTGGATGAAGATGCCTGTACATTACGTCCATCACAAATATAACCAGTGGAATCACAACTTTGGTTTGGGGGTGGATTGGTGGGATTGGGTTTTCCGCACTTACAAGCCGGTGGAATGGATTGAGGAAAAAGAACTCAGTCAAAGCGGTGGTTTTTGGGAAGTTAAGTGGCGGTAA
- a CDS encoding fatty acyl-AMP ligase, whose translation MSTRRPGATAVPPGLDYIAAFFGCLMAGMVAVPAYPPRPNRSLSRIQVMAADCDAKVALTNQTVLAGVRRQLAATPELEHLQWLATDGLTGATGIWQPPEIDGETLAFLQYTSGSTGAPKGVKIVHSNLMHNLEVIYKCFGHHDESAGVIWLPPYHDMGLIGGVLQPLYGGFPVTLMSPLMFLQNPFRWLQAISRYRGTTSGGPNFAYEFCTRKIPEERLELLDLSSWDLAFNGAEPIHYDTLERFAAKFAPCGFRKEAFYPCYGMAEATLMVSGGVKGAPVVTKMVDGPALTENRVVVVGDEGEGRILVGCGVAVPGHGVAIVHPETGVRCADGEIGEIWAIGPSIARGYWEKPELSDATFGAVIKDDEAVAPHPPALLSQGERGGTDEAALVAPHPPAPLSQGERGGTDEAAPLSPETPSKYLRTGDLGFLAAGQLFVTGRLKDLIIVGGQNHYPQDIERTVEAAHPSIRPSSVAAFAVEVEDSEKLVVLAEVERRPRNLVSPNGSEVLNVKEVIQSIRRSVWEHHDLLVDSALLLKPGGIPKTSSGKIQRHACRAGFLAGTLEVLPD comes from the coding sequence ATGTCAACCAGGAGACCGGGTGCTACTGCTGTACCCCCTGGTTTAGATTACATTGCGGCTTTTTTCGGGTGTTTGATGGCTGGGATGGTAGCGGTTCCCGCCTATCCGCCGCGTCCGAACCGGAGTTTATCTCGGATCCAGGTGATGGCGGCGGACTGTGATGCTAAGGTGGCTTTGACGAATCAGACAGTTTTGGCGGGAGTGCGGCGACAACTGGCGGCGACGCCAGAGTTAGAACATTTGCAGTGGTTGGCAACGGATGGGTTGACTGGGGCAACTGGGATATGGCAACCGCCAGAGATAGATGGGGAAACTCTGGCGTTTCTGCAATACACTTCTGGCTCTACAGGGGCGCCAAAAGGGGTAAAGATTGTCCACAGCAACTTGATGCACAATCTGGAGGTGATATACAAGTGTTTTGGACACCATGACGAGAGTGCGGGGGTGATTTGGCTGCCCCCTTATCACGATATGGGTTTAATTGGGGGGGTACTACAGCCTCTGTATGGGGGTTTCCCGGTAACTTTAATGTCGCCGCTGATGTTTCTACAAAATCCATTCCGGTGGTTGCAGGCGATTTCCCGCTACCGGGGGACTACCAGTGGTGGGCCTAATTTTGCTTATGAGTTTTGCACGCGCAAGATACCGGAAGAGCGGTTAGAGCTGCTGGACTTGAGCAGTTGGGATTTGGCGTTTAATGGGGCGGAGCCGATCCATTACGATACTTTGGAGCGGTTCGCGGCGAAGTTTGCCCCCTGTGGTTTCCGCAAGGAGGCTTTTTATCCCTGCTATGGGATGGCGGAGGCGACTTTAATGGTTTCTGGGGGGGTGAAGGGGGCGCCTGTGGTGACGAAAATGGTGGATGGCCCAGCTCTGACGGAAAATCGAGTTGTGGTGGTTGGGGATGAGGGTGAGGGAAGAATTTTGGTGGGTTGTGGTGTGGCTGTTCCGGGACATGGGGTGGCGATCGTCCATCCGGAAACTGGCGTCCGGTGTGCTGATGGGGAAATAGGGGAAATTTGGGCGATCGGGCCTTCCATCGCTCGCGGCTACTGGGAAAAACCGGAGCTATCGGATGCGACTTTTGGCGCGGTTATTAAAGACGATGAAGCTGTAGCCCCTCACCCCCCAGCCCTCCTCTCCCAGGGGGAGAGAGGGGGGACAGATGAAGCTGCACTTGTAGCCCCTCACCCCCCAGCCCCCCTCTCCCAGGGGGAGAGAGGGGGGACAGATGAAGCTGCACCCCTCTCCCCGGAAACACCCAGCAAATATCTGCGCACTGGTGATTTAGGCTTTTTAGCGGCGGGGCAGTTGTTCGTCACTGGACGGTTAAAGGATTTAATTATTGTCGGTGGACAAAACCACTATCCTCAAGATATCGAAAGGACAGTAGAAGCGGCGCACCCGAGCATTAGACCAAGCTCTGTGGCGGCTTTTGCGGTAGAGGTGGAGGACTCAGAAAAGCTGGTGGTATTGGCAGAAGTGGAGCGACGCCCCAGAAACCTAGTTTCACCAAACGGGTCTGAGGTGCTAAATGTTAAGGAAGTGATACAATCTATCCGGCGATCGGTCTGGGAACATCACGACCTGCTTGTTGACTCGGCACTGCTACTAAAACCGGGAGGTATTCCCAAAACTTCTAGCGGTAAAATTCAGCGCCATGCCTGTCGGGCTGGGTTTCTAGCCGGGACCCTCGAGGTGTTGCCGGATTGA